From Erinaceus europaeus chromosome 9, mEriEur2.1, whole genome shotgun sequence, one genomic window encodes:
- the LOC103107520 gene encoding COMM domain-containing protein 6-like: protein MEDSSWPQLDAKSKVTNQPVGFQWKLGMAVSSDSCRSLKYPHVAMMLKVADHSGQVKNKSFEMTIPQFQNFYRQFKEMAATTETV from the coding sequence ATGGAGGATTCTAGCTGGCCTCAGCTGGATGCTAAATCCAAGGTCACCAACCAGCCTGTAGGTTTTCAGTGGAAACTAGGTATGGCTGTAAGCTCTGACAGTTGCAGATCACTTAAGTATCCTCATGTTGCCATGATGTTAAAAGTGGCAGATCACTCTGGCCAAGTAAAGAATAAGTCTTTTGAAATGACAATTCCACAATTTCAGAATTTCTACAGACAATTTAAGGAAATGGCTGCAACTACTGAAACTGTGTGA